The following are encoded together in the Zingiber officinale cultivar Zhangliang chromosome 8A, Zo_v1.1, whole genome shotgun sequence genome:
- the LOC122008641 gene encoding uncharacterized vacuolar membrane protein YML018C-like, with the protein MASWRYKAGLFLILTVVVIWVASAEVTQGIFTDYQQPFAVTYLGASLMVVYLPLSFLRDWVCSLLRKHSSRSNKSSSGINSSPKNSPRIVEMEAQSLLAKKDSEIDLSAREEEQSLISHIKDDVNIEVLKERKAVTTKEIITYAIYLAPIWFVTEYLSNAALARTSVASTTVLSSTSGLFTLFVGVFLRQDSLNMSKVVAVFICMAGVVMTTFGKTWATDESDLSAASNGKRSLVGDLFGLLSAMSYGLFTVLLKKFAGEEGEGVDVQKLFGYVGLFTLVALWWLVWPLTALGIEPKFRIPHSAKMDEVVLANGFIGSVLSDYFWALCVIWTTPLVATLGMSLTIPLAMVADMMIHGRHYSAVYILGSTQVFAGFVIANLSERLSRFIGF; encoded by the exons ATGGCGAGCTGGAGGTACAAGGCCGGGTTGTTTCTCATCCTCACGGTGGTCGTTATCTGGGTCGCCTCAGCCGAAGTCACGCAG GGTATATTTACTGATTATCAACAACCATTTGCTGTCACTTACTTGGGAGCTTCCCTTATGGTTGTTTATCTGCCATTATCTTTTCTCAGAGATTGGGTGTGTAGTTTACTGAGAAAACACTCTTCCAGAAGCAATAAGTCATCATCTGGAATTAACTCTTCTCCAAAGAATAGTCCAAGGATTGTAGAAATGGAAGCACAATCTCTTTTAGCAAAAAAAGACAGTGAAATTGACCTTTCAGCACGAGAAGAGGAACAATCACTAATATCTCATATTAAAGATGATGTGAATATTGAAGTCCTGAAGGAAAGAAAGGCAGTCACCACTAAGGAGATCATAACATACGCAATCTATCTTGCCCCTATTTGGTTTGTGACAGAG TACTTATCAAATGCCGCACTTGCAAGAACCAGTGTGGCAAGTACGACTGTGTTATCATCGACATCAGGTCTCTTTACTCTTTTTGTTGGCGTATTTCTACGACAAGACTCCTTGAATATGTCCAAAGTGGTTGCTGTATTCATTTGCATGGCTGGCGTAGTGATGACTACATTTGGCAAGACTTGGGCTACAGATGAATCAGATCTTAGTGCCGCTAG CAATGGAAAGCGGTCTCTTGTAGGGGATCTTTTTGGTCTTCTTTCAGCTATGAGTTATGGTCTATTTACTG TGCTTCTAAAAAAGTTTGCTGGTGAGGAAGGAGAAGGAGTCGATGTCCAGAAGCTGTTTGGATATGTTGGACTATTTACACTCGTAGCTTTGTGGTGGCTTG TGTGGCCATTGACTGCACTAGGGATCGAGCCCAAATTCAGAATACCACATTCTGCTAAAATGGACGAAGTCGTGCTTGCTAATGGCTTTATCGGAAGTGTTCTTTCAGATTACTTCTG GGCACTGTGTGTCATATGGACCACGCCTTTGGTAGCTACATTAGGCATGTCACTTACAATACCACTCGCTATGGTAGCCGATATGATGATTCACGGTCGACACTATTCGGCAGTCTACATCCTCGGCTCAACTCAG GTTTTTGCTGGGTTTGTGATAGCCAATCTGTCCGAACGACTATCCAGATTCATAGGTTTCtag